One region of Moraxella sp. ZY210820 genomic DNA includes:
- a CDS encoding tail protein X codes for MLVYAQQFDTIDSIAYRYFGEQSVDYLAKILDLNPNLKGVILAEHQAIQLPVATVEPTSNTLKLWD; via the coding sequence ATGCTGGTTTATGCTCAACAATTTGACACGATTGACAGTATTGCTTATCGATATTTTGGTGAGCAATCTGTTGATTATCTAGCAAAAATTTTAGATTTAAATCCTAATTTAAAAGGCGTGATTTTGGCTGAACATCAAGCAATACAACTCCCTGTTGCAACGGTTGAGCCAACATCAAACACCCTAAAATTGTGGGATTAG
- the gyrA gene encoding DNA gyrase subunit A, with product MSVSEIRPIAIEDELKNSYLDYAMSVIVSRALPDVRDGLKPVHRRVLYAMHELGNDYNKPYKKSARVVGDVIGKYHPHGDIAVYDTIVRMAQDFSLRYLLVDGQGNFGSVDGDSPAAMRYTEIRMQKITHDLLSDLDKDTVDWEDNYDGSEKIPEVLPTRIPNLLVNGSAGIAVGMATNMAPHNMTEVVNACLAYVDNPHISVEGLMQHISGPDFPTGGVIYGKSGIVDAYRTGKGRLHIRGKYHLEQDEKTGRTVIVFTEIPYQVNKAKAIERIAELVKEKKLEGISLLQDESDKEGMRIAIYLKHGENAEVIVNNLFQNTQLETSFSINMVCLDKGQPKLMNLKDIISAFIHHRQEVVTRRTLFELRKARERGHILEGLTVAISNVDEIIETIKTSANPTEARERLLAGEWQAGGVLSLLEKAGQQSIRPDVIEDEDPNRPFGVSGAIYRLSPAQVQAILELRLHRLTGLEQDKLQAEYLEILAEIQHLEAILSDFNLLMNIIREELAEVIQQYGDVRRTEIIESRVDFSREDLIPEEQVVLTVSQTGYAKTQPLSDYQAQRRGGRGKSATSMKEDDYIQHLIVASNHATVLCFTNVGKVYRLKVYEVPIASRGAKGRPMVNLLPLDANESITAILPVKDFPENHYVFMATASGTVKRVELEQFSNVRSNGLRALELADGDTLIGVAITDGQQQIMLFSNEGKAIRFAETDVRAMGRTAKGVRGMRVTLSVGAVDGEDVEVDDDINEQDDGEENSNIISRIVSLVVVPETGEVLCASANGYGKRTPVDDFPTKKRGGKGVIAIKTSERNGELVGAVAIDESKEMLLISDGGTLVRTRASEVATAGRNTQGVRLIRLADDETLVGVVSIEAVENDDNSDEIDEAIEQQDGATE from the coding sequence ATGAGCGTATCGGAAATTCGCCCTATTGCGATTGAAGATGAGTTAAAAAATTCCTATCTTGATTATGCCATGAGCGTGATTGTTTCTCGTGCCTTGCCAGATGTGCGAGATGGTCTCAAGCCTGTACATCGCCGTGTGTTATACGCTATGCACGAACTGGGCAATGATTATAATAAGCCTTATAAAAAGTCCGCTCGTGTGGTCGGTGATGTGATAGGTAAATATCACCCACATGGTGATATTGCGGTGTATGATACCATTGTGCGTATGGCACAAGATTTTAGTTTACGTTATTTGCTGGTCGATGGACAAGGGAATTTTGGTTCGGTTGATGGTGATAGTCCAGCGGCGATGCGTTACACTGAAATTCGTATGCAAAAAATCACCCATGATTTACTATCAGATTTGGATAAAGACACGGTTGATTGGGAAGATAACTACGATGGTTCAGAAAAAATCCCAGAAGTGTTACCAACACGTATTCCAAATTTATTAGTCAATGGTTCAGCAGGGATTGCAGTTGGTATGGCAACCAATATGGCACCGCATAATATGACGGAGGTGGTCAATGCTTGTCTTGCTTATGTGGATAATCCACACATTAGCGTTGAAGGGTTGATGCAACATATTTCAGGGCCTGATTTTCCGACAGGCGGTGTGATTTATGGTAAATCAGGCATTGTTGATGCCTATCGTACAGGCAAAGGACGCTTGCATATTCGTGGCAAATATCACTTAGAGCAAGATGAAAAAACAGGTCGAACAGTCATCGTCTTTACTGAAATTCCATATCAGGTGAATAAAGCGAAAGCGATTGAGCGTATCGCTGAACTAGTAAAAGAAAAGAAACTTGAAGGCATTTCATTATTACAAGATGAATCGGATAAAGAAGGTATGCGAATTGCCATTTATCTGAAACATGGTGAAAATGCTGAAGTGATTGTTAATAATTTATTCCAAAATACACAATTAGAAACCAGTTTTAGCATTAATATGGTCTGTCTCGATAAAGGACAACCTAAATTGATGAATTTAAAAGATATTATTTCTGCATTTATTCATCATCGTCAAGAAGTGGTTACACGCCGTACCTTGTTTGAATTACGCAAAGCACGTGAGCGTGGACATATTTTAGAAGGTTTGACGGTTGCGATTTCTAATGTAGATGAGATTATCGAAACCATTAAAACATCAGCCAATCCAACCGAAGCCCGTGAGCGTTTGTTGGCGGGAGAATGGCAAGCAGGCGGTGTGTTATCATTATTGGAAAAAGCGGGACAGCAATCGATTCGCCCTGATGTGATTGAAGATGAAGACCCAAATCGTCCATTTGGAGTAAGTGGTGCGATTTATCGCTTATCACCAGCTCAAGTGCAAGCGATTTTAGAGTTACGTTTACATCGTTTGACAGGTTTAGAGCAAGATAAATTACAAGCAGAATATTTAGAAATTTTAGCGGAAATTCAACATCTTGAAGCGATTTTAAGTGATTTTAACTTGTTGATGAATATTATCCGTGAAGAACTTGCAGAAGTCATTCAACAATATGGCGATGTTCGCCGTACAGAAATTATCGAATCTCGTGTCGATTTTAGCCGTGAAGATTTAATTCCTGAAGAACAGGTTGTTTTAACCGTTTCACAAACAGGTTATGCAAAAACACAACCATTATCAGACTATCAAGCACAACGCCGTGGCGGACGTGGCAAGTCTGCAACATCAATGAAAGAAGATGATTATATTCAACATTTGATTGTGGCATCGAACCATGCAACGGTATTGTGTTTTACCAATGTGGGTAAAGTGTATCGCTTAAAAGTCTATGAAGTGCCGATTGCATCTCGTGGGGCAAAAGGTCGTCCAATGGTAAATTTATTACCACTTGATGCCAATGAAAGCATTACTGCGATTTTACCTGTTAAAGATTTCCCAGAAAATCATTATGTGTTTATGGCAACTGCGTCAGGTACAGTAAAACGTGTGGAATTAGAACAATTTAGCAATGTTCGTTCCAATGGTTTGCGTGCCTTAGAATTGGCTGATGGCGATACTTTAATCGGCGTTGCGATTACTGACGGTCAGCAACAAATTATGTTGTTTAGTAATGAAGGTAAGGCGATTCGTTTTGCCGAAACCGATGTGCGTGCGATGGGACGTACAGCAAAAGGCGTGCGTGGTATGCGTGTAACCTTGTCTGTGGGTGCGGTTGATGGTGAAGATGTCGAAGTTGATGATGATATCAACGAGCAAGATGATGGCGAAGAAAACAGCAATATCATTAGTCGTATTGTGTCGCTTGTGGTTGTACCTGAAACTGGGGAAGTGTTATGTGCAAGTGCCAATGGTTATGGTAAACGTACTCCTGTTGATGATTTCCCAACCAAAAAACGTGGCGGTAAAGGTGTAATTGCTATTAAGACTAGCGAGCGTAATGGTGAATTAGTCGGTGCAGTTGCAATTGATGAAAGCAAAGAAATGTTGTTGATTTCTGATGGCGGAACATTGGTACGTACACGTGCATCAGAAGTGGCAACCGCAGGGCGTAATACACAAGGTGTACGCTTAATTCGCTTGGCAGATGATGAAACGCTAGTCGGTGTGGTATCGATTGAAGCTGTGGAAAATGATGACAATAGCGATGAAATTGATGAAGCTATTGAACAGCAAGATGGTGCAACAGAATAA
- a CDS encoding phage major capsid protein, P2 family, with protein MTALHQIARERFAEYKREIAQMNNVADTAEKFAVAPAPFQKIVAAYQGADDFLKLINIIPVIHQSGEKIGLMVGSTIASTTNTKTQARQPVNVGDTKVDDKYLCQQINYDVAYRWELLNAWRHDPMFKSKLAQMVTKAIALDKITIGFNGTSRADTSDRNANPLLQDVAKGWLQKIRDNAPSQVYQGKSGGQITVGANGEFKTLDGLVESAVETLIGEQYRNDQNLVVLCGRNLVARKYLPLLDKAQDPTEQIASRVLYGDKVLGTRQVLYPHNFPANAILITTLDNLSIYLQEGTLVRHIETQPAWDRDVDFQSINEDYVVEDYFRCALLENIVVEE; from the coding sequence ATGACCGCTTTACATCAAATTGCTCGTGAGCGTTTTGCAGAATATAAACGTGAAATCGCTCAAATGAATAATGTTGCAGATACGGCCGAAAAATTTGCCGTTGCTCCTGCACCATTCCAAAAAATCGTTGCTGCCTATCAAGGGGCTGATGATTTTCTAAAATTGATTAACATCATTCCTGTGATTCATCAGTCAGGTGAAAAAATCGGCTTAATGGTTGGCTCAACCATTGCCAGTACCACAAATACCAAGACACAAGCTCGTCAGCCTGTGAATGTCGGTGATACTAAAGTTGATGATAAATATTTGTGTCAGCAAATTAACTATGACGTGGCGTATCGTTGGGAACTGCTCAATGCTTGGCGACATGACCCAATGTTTAAATCTAAATTAGCTCAAATGGTTACAAAAGCCATTGCTTTAGACAAAATTACCATCGGTTTTAATGGTACAAGCCGTGCTGATACATCTGACCGCAATGCTAATCCGTTGTTGCAAGATGTGGCAAAAGGTTGGTTACAAAAAATCCGTGATAACGCTCCATCGCAAGTGTATCAGGGCAAATCTGGCGGACAAATTACCGTTGGTGCAAATGGCGAATTTAAGACACTCGATGGCTTGGTGGAGAGTGCGGTAGAAACATTGATTGGCGAACAATATCGCAATGACCAAAATCTCGTGGTGCTTTGTGGTCGTAATTTAGTCGCTAGAAAATATTTGCCGTTGCTAGATAAAGCCCAAGACCCAACCGAACAAATTGCCAGCCGAGTGTTATATGGCGATAAAGTATTAGGCACACGCCAAGTGTTGTATCCGCACAATTTTCCTGCTAATGCGATTTTAATTACCACTTTAGATAACTTGTCGATTTACTTGCAAGAAGGCACGCTCGTCCGCCATATCGAAACACAACCAGCGTGGGATCGTGATGTCGATTTTCAGTCGATTAATGAAGATTATGTGGTGGAAGATTATTTCCGTTGTGCTTTGCTTGAAAATATTGTGGTGGAAGAATAA
- a CDS encoding head completion/stabilization protein, with translation MLINQQPIDKVIENPRLGYPSLSVKELLNTVRLDESKGEALLSEKILLAMIEINGQLLDKNFIQNPLNDEQTVLYKTAVCYECSALIAEDNLDFDTTSTGQIRGENGLSKIGSLRRIVSNRIADLTGRKRNRVRLI, from the coding sequence GTGCTTATCAATCAACAACCGATTGACAAAGTCATTGAAAATCCACGCTTAGGCTATCCCAGTCTAAGCGTGAAAGAATTGCTCAATACTGTGAGATTAGATGAAAGTAAGGGCGAAGCATTACTCAGCGAAAAAATTTTGCTTGCGATGATTGAAATCAATGGGCAATTATTGGATAAAAATTTTATTCAAAATCCGCTCAATGATGAACAAACCGTCCTCTATAAAACAGCCGTCTGTTATGAATGCTCGGCATTAATTGCTGAAGATAATTTAGACTTTGACACCACATCAACAGGTCAAATTCGTGGCGAAAATGGCTTGAGTAAAATCGGTAGTTTAAGACGCATCGTGAGCAATCGTATCGCTGATTTAACAGGGCGAAAACGAAACCGAGTGAGATTGATTTAA
- the gpM gene encoding phage terminase small subunit, with protein MKQHREKMLLQMEQRKKPSALITVLEKLSELKTPTENNIELRLMSHLAQLKEIRSVEQKIALKSEWLPQYMGFIEASLAQSPAPQNNVLMYMLVWAIDAQNLPLSYRIAQHGILNGMVMPEGFTRSIAELVADEVGEICLKNPDLAVEHGDLLKQFAELIQGEDLADQAHAKLYKAIGIALENSKPSDALTAYKNALRLHDGSGVKTSITRLEKMLNKAPMLSTATPDGSHQADDKKSDDGASTVT; from the coding sequence ATGAAACAACATCGTGAAAAGATGTTGTTACAAATGGAGCAACGTAAAAAGCCGTCTGCTCTTATAACAGTTTTGGAAAAATTGAGTGAATTAAAAACACCCACCGAGAATAATATCGAATTACGCCTGATGTCGCACTTGGCTCAGCTGAAAGAAATTCGCTCGGTGGAGCAAAAAATTGCACTTAAATCGGAATGGCTACCGCAATACATGGGCTTTATTGAAGCAAGTTTAGCCCAATCCCCTGCACCGCAAAATAACGTGTTGATGTATATGTTAGTGTGGGCGATTGATGCTCAAAACTTACCTTTATCATACCGTATTGCACAGCATGGTATCTTAAATGGTATGGTCATGCCTGAAGGCTTTACACGCTCAATCGCAGAATTAGTCGCTGATGAAGTGGGCGAAATCTGTCTTAAAAACCCTGATTTAGCCGTTGAACATGGCGACTTGCTCAAACAATTTGCAGAGCTAATTCAGGGCGAAGATTTAGCTGACCAAGCCCATGCAAAATTGTACAAGGCGATTGGTATTGCACTCGAAAATTCAAAACCAAGTGATGCTTTAACAGCTTACAAAAACGCTTTACGTCTGCACGATGGTAGTGGCGTGAAAACCAGTATTACACGCTTAGAAAAAATGCTTAATAAAGCACCGATGTTGTCCACTGCAACACCTGACGGCTCGCACCAAGCTGACGATAAAAAGTCAGATGATGGTGCGTCCACCGTCACTTGA
- a CDS encoding phage holin family protein, producing MPWRNNHFLTDLLQWLNTYATVIFGFFLAVFISIFSTAKKHGKIDWLEALICGGLTVAIASILNYINLPNQLAIFIGGFIGFKGSLWVEEKFNQEYHRRYPPPHYPPSNHHHHQPTQEQKSGTNSTTDE from the coding sequence ATGCCGTGGCGAAATAATCATTTTTTAACCGACTTATTGCAATGGCTAAACACTTATGCAACGGTCATTTTTGGCTTTTTCTTAGCCGTATTTATTTCAATTTTTAGTACGGCTAAAAAACATGGCAAGATTGATTGGTTAGAAGCTCTTATCTGTGGCGGTTTAACGGTCGCAATAGCAAGTATCTTAAATTACATCAATTTGCCTAATCAACTGGCTATCTTTATCGGTGGCTTTATCGGTTTTAAAGGCAGTTTGTGGGTCGAGGAGAAATTTAATCAAGAGTATCATCGGCGTTATCCACCGCCACATTATCCGCCATCAAACCATCATCACCATCAACCAACACAGGAGCAAAAAAGTGGAACAAACTCAACAACTGATGAGTAG
- a CDS encoding GPO family capsid scaffolding protein: MNLAGKGRVEKRLKVAQAGQTVDGRQLSPQEIIDMANTYNPALYAGRINIEHILGFSPNPPFNAYGDILAVEAVQENGVWCLYNTISALPNLVEMNKDGQKLYPSIEFYRDFAGTGKAYQVGLAFTDTPASLGTEPLKFSSKQGNTLFTQPIQEIFMGAEKQTLLTALAGLLPSTEPKATTPVVNLSANPTLMTTVPIANTPVSQPITLNQNPNQNDDTMVKALTVIVMSMTELSDKFSALEQKMAQQPTEPVQQLSTPVANTPVAQPAPTQTTQVQNVDAFATLTDAIQKLSQKLDSVSTQTANPAPLATGAVADVTPY, translated from the coding sequence ATGAATCTTGCAGGTAAAGGGCGTGTTGAAAAACGCCTAAAAGTTGCCCAAGCAGGGCAAACGGTGGACGGTCGCCAACTGTCGCCACAAGAAATTATCGATATGGCAAATACTTACAATCCTGCTTTGTATGCAGGACGGATTAACATTGAGCATATTTTAGGCTTTTCGCCTAATCCGCCATTCAACGCTTATGGCGATATTTTAGCCGTAGAAGCTGTGCAAGAAAATGGCGTGTGGTGTTTATACAACACAATTTCAGCTTTGCCGAATTTAGTTGAGATGAATAAAGATGGACAAAAATTATACCCATCGATTGAGTTTTATCGTGATTTTGCAGGGACTGGAAAAGCCTACCAAGTCGGTTTGGCATTTACCGATACACCTGCATCGCTCGGCACTGAACCGCTTAAATTTTCATCAAAACAAGGCAATACCTTATTTACCCAACCAATTCAGGAGATTTTCATGGGTGCTGAAAAACAAACTTTATTGACCGCTCTGGCTGGTTTATTGCCATCAACTGAGCCTAAAGCCACAACGCCTGTGGTTAATTTATCGGCAAATCCAACATTGATGACCACTGTACCTATAGCCAATACGCCTGTGTCTCAACCGATTACGCTCAATCAAAATCCAAATCAAAATGATGATACGATGGTGAAGGCATTGACTGTGATTGTGATGTCAATGACTGAATTGAGCGATAAATTTTCCGCCCTCGAGCAGAAAATGGCTCAACAACCTACCGAACCAGTACAGCAATTATCTACACCTGTAGCCAATACACCTGTAGCTCAACCTGCACCAACTCAAACCACGCAAGTACAAAATGTTGATGCTTTTGCGACTTTGACCGATGCAATCCAAAAATTATCGCAAAAATTAGACAGTGTCAGCACGCAAACTGCCAATCCTGCTCCTTTAGCAACAGGTGCAGTAGCTGATGTTACTCCATACTAA
- a CDS encoding phage portal protein has translation MKNQVLFRTFGEPEPVLDGRTLLEYGYCPQWQNWYELPYDMHATAKLFRATSHHTSAVIVKRNILSSTFIPHPLLSLQDFNALALSLLTFANAYVHVEKNIFGKILKLTTRPCLNMRRGIEPNTYYQLNQYMSESHQFNQGDIIHIYDADITQNIYGVPDYLSTINAILLNESATLFRRKYYKNGAHAGFIMHLTDALQTQDDIDALEQSLEQSKGAGNFKNLLIYTPNGKKDGVQVIPIAEVAAKDEFYNIKIASRDDQLAGHRTPPQLIGVTPQNAGGFGDIEKAAKVFYYNEIVHYQNLFKQINDYLGIEIIRFAEYPLIATATTT, from the coding sequence ATGAAAAATCAAGTTTTATTCCGTACCTTTGGCGAACCTGAACCAGTTTTAGACGGGCGAACATTGTTAGAATACGGCTACTGTCCGCAATGGCAAAACTGGTATGAATTGCCGTATGATATGCACGCAACAGCAAAATTATTCCGTGCGACCAGTCATCATACCAGTGCAGTTATTGTCAAACGCAATATTTTAAGTAGTACATTTATTCCGCACCCATTATTGAGTTTACAAGATTTTAATGCGTTAGCGTTAAGTCTTTTGACGTTTGCCAATGCCTATGTCCATGTCGAAAAAAATATTTTTGGCAAGATTTTAAAATTAACTACACGACCATGCCTAAACATGAGACGTGGTATTGAGCCGAATACTTATTATCAACTCAACCAATACATGAGTGAGAGCCATCAATTTAATCAAGGCGATATTATCCATATTTACGATGCTGATATTACCCAAAATATTTATGGCGTGCCTGATTATTTAAGTACAATTAACGCAATTTTACTCAACGAAAGTGCTACATTATTCCGCAGAAAATATTACAAAAATGGAGCCCATGCGGGTTTTATTATGCACTTGACCGATGCTCTACAAACCCAAGATGATATTGATGCTCTGGAGCAATCGCTTGAACAATCAAAAGGAGCTGGCAACTTTAAAAACCTGTTGATTTATACGCCAAACGGCAAAAAAGATGGCGTGCAAGTTATTCCGATTGCCGAAGTCGCAGCCAAAGACGAATTTTATAATATCAAGATTGCAAGCCGTGATGACCAACTCGCAGGACACCGCACACCGCCCCAGTTAATAGGCGTTACCCCACAAAACGCTGGGGGGTTCGGCGACATCGAAAAAGCAGCCAAAGTATTTTATTACAATGAGATTGTGCATTATCAAAACCTGTTCAAACAAATAAACGATTATCTCGGCATTGAGATTATCCGCTTTGCTGAGTACCCACTCATCGCCACCGCCACCACCACATAA
- a CDS encoding MFS transporter codes for MSKTSIVLIFMAGIILWITSGVRMSLGLFVKPMESITLDIVSISFALAVCQLMWGIAQPIAGALGDKFGARWVLISGTILLILGCALTPFLATPLGLIFSIGLLIAFGTGAGSFSLLMGQVANRIEPQYRGVASGIINASSSFGQFSFALMLQPLIAWRFTGWQGAMWAMAGISLLMFPVAWWITRGQHQTLSPSQTTTPQTAEQSLGETVKIALKDKSYLLIHLAFFTCGFHIAFLATHLPMEITLAGLKENVASWSLALIGLSNVIGSLFIGWCVGHYRSKYILFWMYLSRAVMIAIFLIAPKTTMTFYIFAIALGLTWLATVPPTASAVGKLFGVRYLATLFGLTLVSHQIGAFFGAYFGGLAIQQFGDYQLMWYADIILAVLAGVANLPIREPKIEK; via the coding sequence ATGTCCAAAACATCTATTGTACTCATTTTTATGGCAGGTATTATTTTATGGATCACGTCTGGCGTACGAATGTCCTTAGGATTATTTGTCAAGCCGATGGAAAGTATCACCTTAGATATTGTTTCAATTAGCTTTGCTCTTGCAGTTTGTCAGTTAATGTGGGGCATTGCCCAACCGATTGCAGGTGCATTAGGCGATAAATTTGGTGCGAGATGGGTCTTAATATCAGGGACAATTTTACTCATTTTAGGCTGTGCCTTAACGCCATTTTTAGCTACACCATTGGGTTTAATTTTTAGCATTGGTTTATTGATTGCTTTTGGTACTGGAGCAGGCAGTTTTTCTCTGTTGATGGGGCAAGTTGCCAATCGTATTGAACCACAATATCGTGGTGTGGCATCAGGGATTATCAATGCAAGTTCATCTTTTGGGCAATTTAGTTTTGCCTTAATGTTACAACCCTTGATTGCATGGCGTTTTACAGGTTGGCAAGGAGCAATGTGGGCGATGGCTGGTATTTCCTTATTGATGTTTCCTGTGGCGTGGTGGATTACTCGTGGGCAACATCAAACGCTAAGCCCATCACAAACGACAACGCCACAAACAGCAGAGCAGAGTTTAGGGGAAACCGTTAAAATTGCCTTAAAAGATAAAAGTTATTTATTGATTCATTTAGCATTTTTTACTTGCGGATTTCATATCGCATTTTTGGCAACCCATTTACCGATGGAAATTACCTTAGCAGGCTTAAAGGAAAATGTTGCATCATGGTCATTGGCATTGATTGGATTATCCAATGTGATTGGGAGTTTATTTATTGGTTGGTGTGTGGGGCATTATCGCAGTAAATATATTTTATTTTGGATGTACTTAAGCCGAGCAGTGATGATAGCGATATTTTTAATCGCACCAAAAACCACCATGACTTTTTATATTTTTGCCATTGCTTTGGGTTTAACATGGTTAGCCACTGTACCACCAACAGCAAGTGCAGTAGGGAAATTATTTGGTGTACGTTATTTGGCAACTCTGTTTGGTTTGACCTTGGTGAGTCATCAAATTGGGGCATTTTTCGGAGCATATTTTGGCGGTTTAGCCATTCAACAATTTGGTGATTATCAGTTGATGTGGTATGCCGATATTATTTTAGCGGTATTGGCAGGGGTGGCAAATTTACCAATTCGAGAACCGAAGATTGAAAAATGA
- a CDS encoding terminase large subunit domain-containing protein has product MQNMNDSTHNELSFFSTMTPRQQGRILFAQGLSVAEISRHLSENQSTVQSWKQRDGWEKADIFDDVTLGLRARFLSLIFADNKSNANYKEMDFLMRMLEKSAKIERYRNGGNESDLNENLKKRNAGERKKPLKNQFTQEEIDKLTQAFEELFFDFQHEWGDAVEQARIFMMLKSRQIGATFYFALWALINLFKTGKNKIFLSASKAQAYQFVEYIKSFVMEHTGKELKGNPIEINMPEGKQANIYYLGTNALTSQGKHGDVIMDEFFWIRNFTMFRKVASAMASQKMYKQIYISTPSSILHQAYEFWAGTDGKRKKQTEIDISKVALQKPTKGADRRTRQIVTLTDAERRGYDRFSREDLEAEYSEDEFANLFECEFIDDSGSYFPLDIIEPNMIDTWETWTDYHPFDSEPYAGEVWLGYDPSFTGDKAALVVVAPPVSDLSPYRVLHVQQLIRLQASEQALIIKKFVERYNVTFIGLDNTGNGLAVGEYVKKFYPSVKLLNYNADLKVKMGLRTKELFKRRRLHFDTSRVDIAKSFMSIRKALTSKQGAQTLVTTRSAETGHGDMAWAIMNALECAPIIDIVDEQISNAMKPRIRIFKG; this is encoded by the coding sequence ATGCAAAACATGAACGATAGCACACACAACGAGCTGAGTTTTTTCAGCACCATGACCCCACGACAACAAGGGCGGATACTTTTCGCTCAAGGGCTTTCTGTTGCTGAAATTTCACGACATTTGAGCGAAAATCAATCAACGGTACAAAGTTGGAAACAACGTGATGGTTGGGAAAAAGCAGATATTTTTGATGATGTTACACTGGGTTTGCGTGCGAGATTTTTGTCGTTGATTTTTGCGGATAATAAATCCAATGCAAATTATAAAGAAATGGATTTTTTAATGCGTATGCTAGAAAAATCGGCAAAAATTGAACGTTACCGCAATGGTGGCAATGAAAGCGATTTAAATGAAAATCTGAAAAAACGTAATGCTGGCGAACGTAAAAAACCGCTCAAAAATCAGTTTACACAAGAAGAAATCGATAAATTAACTCAAGCGTTTGAAGAATTATTTTTTGATTTTCAACATGAATGGGGAGATGCGGTTGAGCAGGCTCGTATCTTTATGATGCTGAAAAGCCGTCAAATTGGTGCGACTTTTTATTTTGCATTGTGGGCGTTAATCAACCTATTTAAAACGGGTAAAAATAAAATCTTTTTATCGGCATCAAAAGCCCAAGCCTATCAATTTGTTGAATATATCAAGTCTTTTGTCATGGAGCATACGGGCAAAGAATTAAAAGGCAATCCGATTGAAATCAATATGCCAGAAGGCAAACAAGCCAATATTTATTATCTTGGTACAAATGCCCTTACATCACAAGGTAAACATGGCGATGTCATTATGGACGAATTTTTTTGGATTCGTAATTTTACGATGTTCAGAAAAGTCGCTTCAGCAATGGCATCACAAAAAATGTACAAGCAAATTTACATTTCCACGCCAAGCAGTATCCTACATCAAGCGTACGAATTTTGGGCAGGTACGGACGGCAAACGCAAAAAGCAAACCGAGATTGATATTTCAAAAGTTGCTCTACAAAAACCAACAAAAGGAGCGGATAGACGAACACGGCAAATTGTAACCTTAACCGATGCTGAACGCAGGGGCTATGACCGCTTTAGTCGTGAAGACTTAGAAGCGGAATATTCAGAAGATGAATTTGCGAATCTGTTTGAGTGTGAATTTATTGATGACAGTGGCTCATATTTCCCACTAGATATTATAGAGCCAAATATGATTGATACTTGGGAAACGTGGACAGATTACCATCCGTTTGACTCTGAGCCATATGCTGGCGAAGTTTGGCTCGGCTATGACCCGTCGTTTACTGGAGATAAGGCAGCACTTGTCGTTGTTGCCCCGCCTGTATCTGATTTAAGTCCATATCGTGTCTTGCACGTGCAACAATTGATACGTTTGCAAGCAAGCGAACAAGCCCTAATCATTAAAAAATTTGTTGAGCGTTATAATGTAACATTTATTGGCTTAGACAATACAGGTAATGGCTTAGCGGTTGGAGAATATGTAAAGAAGTTTTATCCATCTGTCAAACTGTTAAATTACAATGCTGATTTAAAAGTGAAGATGGGATTAAGAACAAAAGAGCTTTTTAAACGCAGACGGCTACATTTTGATACAAGTAGAGTTGATATTGCAAAGTCATTTATGTCTATCCGTAAAGCTCTAACCAGTAAACAAGGAGCACAAACGCTTGTAACAACACGCTCGGCCGAAACAGGACATGGTGATATGGCTTGGGCAATTATGAACGCACTAGAATGTGCTCCAATTATTGACATTGTTGATGAGCAAATTAGCAATGCGATGAAACCAAGAATCCGAATTTTTAAAGGTTAA